The genomic region GCAGCTGAAATGAGCATGTCTGACCTACCTGAAGGATTCACATACTATGCTGGTGGGCATATCCACAACTTTATTCACGAAACTAAAAGCTATTTCTTCAGCTACGCAGGTGTAACAGAATTTAGAACAGTAAAAGAGGCAGAAAGCACCAGCAGAGGATTTAACATAATAGATCTTGAAAAGAAGTCATTAGAGAGAATCAAACTTGAAAATTTAAGGGATTTCTTATCATTTACGATAGAGGAAGGAAAAGACGAGAACGTGAAACTGGAAGAAATAACAGAAAAGGCATCTGAATGTCCGATTCCTCCAATTGTAGTGATAAAGTACCTCTACACCGAAAAACCATTTTCAGAAACAACTGCCATCAAACGATTAAAAGAAAAAGCTCTAATAGTAAGAGTTCTTCAAAAAAACATTTCAGAAAAAGAGACAGAAAAACTTAAAAAGACAACATCTATAGAAGAAATTGTAAGAAATTACTTTAAAGACCAGAGAAAATTTGTCCAGGATTTAAGCGTGGAATTGGCAACGTCTTCAACCGAACACACAGCAGAAATCCTCTTAAAGTTTTTAGAGGAGAAGACAGGATTAAAGATAACATTCTAACTTTCATAGAAGAAACACTTTTAGACATCCTTTCACCTGAATACTGTGCCGTATGTGGAAAGTTTCTCATTGGCAAGCACAGAAAAATCACCTGTGAAGAGTGCTGGAACATCCACATAAGACCGTTTTCAGGAAAAAAATGCGCGGTATGCGGATATCCCTTAAAACTTTCGCCAGGAAGCGAACCTCTTTGCAGAGATTGTTTCGAAAAAAGCAGAAAATTTGCTTTCTCTGGCGTATCGTATTTTGGACTCTACAAAGGTCTCCTTGAAATAGCTATCAAAACCTTCAAAATCGCAAAACGCCGGGAAATCGGAAAAGAGATCGGCCAAACGATATCCAACCACCTAAAAAAATTTCTATCTGGAAATAAAATAGACATCATCATCCCTGTTCCCCTTCATCCTGAAGAACTAAAGGCAAGAGGTTTCAACCAGTGTCACTTAATCCTGTCCGCTGCAAATGTTCCATTCATAGATGGCGTTGAAAAGAGATTCCATGGAAGAAAACAAGCTTTACTCTCAAAACAGGAAAGGAAAGAAAACGTTAAAGGACTATTTGCTGTAAAAGAAAATGTAATACCTCAAATAAAGGGAAAAAGGATATGCCTGTTTGACGATATATTTACCACAGGAAGCACCGTCAACGAAATAGCACAAGAACTCATTAAAGCCGGTGCCGATGCCGTCTACGTTTACACAGTCGCACGCTCCATCAAAAAATCAAAATAGTATAATTTCTATAAAACCTTTTAAGGGAGACAAAGATGAAAAAAATAGGATACATTATAAGTGCTTTCTTATTCTTAGTTTTTGGAACAAAAGCAATAGCTTCCGCATATACAGGTTTTAAACCTCTAAAAAAAGGTGATTGGTCAAAATACACGATAATAAGTGAAGATGGAAAGAAAACAACACTAACCTACATATACGGCGGAAAAGAGAAAGTTAATGGAAAAACTATCAACATAGTGGAGTTTTCAGGAAGGTATGGAAAAAACATGGCAGGAATAATACAGCTGTGGCTTGATGAAAAAGACCAACCGGTCAAGACTATAATGAAAACACCAGACGGACAACTTATATGTTTTGCAGGTGGCTCAACGATGGGACCTCAGGTGCAGGAAAATCCACATACAAAGACACCGGAAAAGTTCAAACCGACAAGACCAAAAATTCACTTTGGAACATATAAAACACCAACAGGTAAAAAAGTTCCTGTAGCAATTTTCAAAACAGAAACCGGTGAAACATGGGTGAGTAGCAATGTTCCTTTTGGCATAGTTAAACAGGTAGAAAACGGCAGAGTGACAATGTACCTAAAAGATTTTGGAACAGGCAGAAAAACAAAAATTCCTCTCGATGAAGCAAAAAGCTGCCAACCTTTCAACTTTCCAGGATTTCCAGGAATGGTGCCTCAAAACATACCAACCATTCCTCAATACTAAGGTATAATGGCCGTAAAAGATTGCGAGGAAACAATGGCTCTACTATTCTCCAGCATTGAAGAATTGAAAGCGTTTGCCGAGAGAAAAAGAAAAGAAGGCAAAAAGATAGTATTTACAAATGGCTGCTTTGACATTATCCATGCAGGTCACATTGATTACCTTGAGAAGGCAAAATCCCTTGGCGATATTTTGATAATAGGTGTTAACAGTGACAGCTCAATTAAAAAAATAAAAGGCGACAAAAGACCAATAGTGCACCAGCAGTATAGAATACGGGTTCTTCAGGGTTTAAAAGCGGTTGATGGAATAATTGTTTTCAACGAAGAGACACCCTTAAACGTTATAAAAGCTCTAAAGCCTGACATCTTAGTTAAAGGTGCCGATTGGCCCCTTGAAAAGATAGTAGGAAGGGAATACGCAAAAAAAGTTGAAAGGATAGAATTCGCCTACGATATATCTACATCAAAAATTATAGAAAAGGTTCTAAAAATTCACGGGTGCAAGTAAGAACAAAACCTTGACAAAACAGCAGCAGTATAGTAAATTCCACCTGCCCGCTACATTTTCGGCGTTTTTGTTAAAAACGCCAACTACCGGAGGATTCAGAATGAAAACCTTCATGCAGAAGAAGGAAGAGGTTAAAAGAGACTGGTACGTTGTTGATGCTACCGGAAAAACTCTTGGAAGACTTGCCTCTGAAATTGCAAAGATACTCATAGGCAAGCACAAGCCCACTTACACACCCCACGTTGACGGTGGAGACTTCGTAGTTGTAGTAAACGCTGAGAAAATCTACGCCAGCGGTAAGAAGCTCAACCAGAAAATCTACTACAAGCACACCGGTTACTTTGGACATTTGAAAGAAAGAACTCTTAAAGACATGCTCAAAGAAAAGCCGGAAGAGGTAATCAAGATTGCCGTAAGGGGAATGCTCCCAAAGAATAAGCTTAGAGATAGGAGGATGAAGAGACTTAAAGTGTACGCAGGTCCAAACCATCCTCATGCTGCACAAAATCCTAAACCTCTTGAATTTTAATGGAGGATTCAATGGCTGAAATGAGATATTACGGAACTGGAAAGAGAAAAACGGCAATTGCAAGAGTCTGGATAATTCCTAACGGCTCTGGCAAGATCACCGTAAACAGACAAGATGCAAAAGACTACTTTGGAAGACTTGCTCTTCTTAAAATAATGGAACAACCCTTTGACGTTACAGGAACAAACGGAAGATTTGATGTATGGTGCACGGTAAAAGGTGGAGGAAAGTCTGCTCAGGCAGATGCTGTTAAGTTTGGTATTGCCAAAGCACTATTGGCCTTCAACCCTGAATTAAGGCCAGTTCTTAAAAAAGCAGGATTCCTCACAAGAGACGCACGTATCAAAGAAAGGAAGAAGTACGGACAGAGAGGCGCACGTGCAAGGTACCAGTGGTCAAAACGTTAAGATATCTATTATCGGTGCTTCAGGATATACAGGGGCGGAGCTTCTCCGCCTTCTTTCTTTTCACCCGTTCGCAAACGTAGTCTCAGTAACATCCCGCCAGTTTGAAGGAAAAAGGATAAAGGATGTCTTTCCGCACCTTTCAAGAATGAAATTTGAAAATCTAAAATTTGAAAGCTACGAAAAAGAAAAAATTGCCGAAAAATCCGACGTTGTATTTTTATGTCTTCCTCACAAAACTGCATATCCAATAGTAAAAGAACTCTACGAAACAAAAAAGACACTTAAAATCATAGATTTCAGTGCCGATTTTAGATTTAAAAATCCGGAAATCTACGAAAAAACCTACGGCGTAAACCACACGGCAAAAGAACTTTTTCAAAAAAGTGCATACGGACTTCCAGAAATCAACAGGGAAGAGATAAAGATAAAAAATGTCATTGCAAACCCGGGTTGCTACCCTACAAGTGTAATATTGGGACTTTACCCTGCTAAGAAAGCAGGACTTGTAGAAACCTCTTTTCCTGTAATTGCTGACAGCAAATCCGGCTTAACCGGTGCAGGCAGAAAATCAACGTTAGACTTCACATTCTGCGAAGTAAATGAGTCTTTCAAAGCCTACGCCGTAGAAGGCCACAGACATGCACCTGAAATAGCGGAAAAGCTTGAAATTGAAAGTGTAAGATTTACACCTCATTTAATTCCTATGAACAGAGGAATTCTCTCTACCATATATTTCAAGACCCAAAGCTCAAAAGAGGAATTAAGAAGAGTCTATGAAGAGTTTTACAGTAACGAATACTTCATAAGACTTAGAGAAAAACCACCTAAAACCTCAGACGTTGCAGGAACAAACTTCTGCGACATTTACGTAACAAAAGATGAAAGTACAGGTCTGGGAATTGTGGTATCTGTAATAGACAATATTGGAAAAGGTGCTTCTGGACAGGCCGTTCAAAACATGAACATTATCTGTGGCTTTCCTGAAACAACGGGTCTTGAGTTTCCAGGGAACTGGATATAAGACTTCCTTTAACTCCCTCCACCGCATATCTTAATTACAGAACAAAAATCCGTTCAAAGAGGTAACCATGACTAAATTTATTGATAGAGCGAAAATTTACGTTAAAGGTGGCGACGGCGGAAACGGTTGTGTCGCTTTCAGAAGGGAGAAATTTGTTCCTAAAGGTGGTCCTGCAGGCGGTGACGGTGGAAGAGGCGGAAGTGTTATTCTGGTTGCAGATAGTGGTATGCACACACTCCTCGACTTTAAATACAAGCGCCACTTTAAAGCAGAAAGGGGGAGACACGGCGAAGGAAACAAAAGAACGGGAAAAAGTGGTAAAGATTTAATAATAAAAGTCCCTGTCGGGACAGTAGTAAAAGACGCAGAGACCGGTGAGATAATAGGTGATCTGACAAAGGTCGGCGAAAAATTAGTCGTAGCAAGAGGTGGAAAAGGCGGTAGAGGTAACGCTGCTTTTGCAACACCGACACGTCAGGCCCCCGACTTTGCAGAGCCGGGAGAACCCGGAGAAGAAAGGTGGATAGAACTTGAACTAAAACTCATTGCAGATGTCGGACTCATAGGATTCCCGAATGCCGGTAAATCAACATTCCTATCACGGATCACAGCTGCAAAACCAGAAATAGCCGATTACCCATTTACCACTCTAAGGCCTATACTTGGCGTTGCAAAAGTTGACAACTTTTCTTTTGTTGTTGCTGACATTCCCGGACTCATAGAAGGGGCCCACGCCGGAAAAGGTCTTGGTCATGAATTCTTAAGACACGTTGAAAGGACAAAACTACTGCTACACCTGATAGATCTTTCAGATTTGACCAGGGAACCGGAAGAAGCCTTTGAAAAGATTAACAAAGAACTTAAACTTTACTCTCCAAAGCTTTCCGAAAAACCACAGATAGTTGTAGGAACAAAGATAGATGCAGTAACAGATAAATCAAAAATAGAAAAGGCAAAAAGATACTTTGAAAGTAAAGGTTATCCCTTCTTTGCCATATCTTCAGTAACAGGTGAAGGCGTAACCGAACTTTTAAGGTTTGTCTCAGAAAAGGTTAAAGAACAGAAGAAGGAGAAGGAAATTTAACTGTCTTCTCCTTTTTCAAACTTCTCAATCTCAACCTTGAGAGAGTTTTTAAACCAGATATCGTTCTGCGGAAACGGTATTTCAACGCCGGCCTTTTTAAGTTCTCTCCACACGTTGTAGTAAAAACGGCTCCGTATCTCCTCTATTTTTATATCTCGCCGTATATCAATCCAGAAAGAGGCTATAAAGATAAGTGCACTATCTCCCAGCTCCCAGAACCAAACTGAAGGTCTTGGCGCCTTCAAAACACCAGGCATCTTCTCAAGAACAGAAAGAATAACCTTCCTAACCGTCTCAGGAGCAGAAGAGTAAGCAACACCAATGGGAATTCTCAACCTCACCAAAGGATCATGATGGGAAAAGTTAACTATTGGAGAAGAGATAAAATTAGAATTAGGAATGGCTATCTCCACGCCGTCGTTTGTCCTTATTAAAGTTGAGAGAATACCTATATCCTCTATTTTACCGAAAACGTTCCTATCCCTATTACCAAGAGTTGGAACAGAAATTGGCAACTCTACAATGTCTCCAATCTTCAATTTCTTACTGAAAAGGAGAATAAAACCGCTCAAATAGTTATTCATGATCGTCTGAAGACCGAAACCGATACCAACACCTAAAGTACCTGCAACAGGTAGCAAAACCTTCCATGTAATACCGAGAGAGGACAAAACAACGATAAAAACAAACAAAATACCTATGTTAAAAATAAGTGCCTCTGCAGAACCACCCTCTATGCTTCTCCTCTCCTTAGGGAAATAAAGTTTTACAAGCTTTTTAAAAATGTTAAGGAGAGAGATAAGCAAGAACGCATAATAAACGGAAAGGACAATGTTATAAAGACTTATCCTCAAAAGGTCCGTCTCTATAAAATAGACATTCTTTAAAATTTTAAAAAATTTATCAATCCCAAAAAACTGTTCAAGAATGGCTTTCAAAACAACAATAAAAAGCAGAGTGACAAACAGTCTAAGATTTTTAATCAAAATAAGAGCATCTCTTTTCCTGAAAAAATGTTTTTCAAAGTAAGTAAAAGCATACTCCATACCCCTCGTTTCCAGAAAGCTGTAAAAAAGACTAACAATTGCAACCAGGCCTATACCTATCAAAGCCTTCATATCAAAAGCGATAAATCCTGAAAGCCAAAGGGCTGAAACGGTAATATAAAAAACAAGAAGGGCCGTAAAGGCTATGCTACGAAGCGTCCCTTTTAAGAGGGAAGATAGCGTCCCTATCAGCGGTAGAAAGGAAAGAACAACAAAAAACTTCTTTATAAAATAAAGAACATTCTCATCAAGCCTCAAAATGTTTAAATGGCTCAAAGTTGAAGTCAAAAATGCACAGACTAGGAAGAAAAATGTCATTATTCTGGGAAAGGAGGAAGCTTGTTCAGCTATAAAAACAGCTCTGGTGAGGTAAACAGAACCTATCAGGATTGAAAAATCTTCAAATATTAACTTTAAAATGTGGCTGGAAACTACTTTTGACAGCGAAAATCCCGCAACAAAAAAGAGAATGCCGCTTAAACTTTCAACAAGCGCTTTCAAAAACCTGTTTTCTATACGTTTTTGAACTAAAACCTTAATAAGCTGAATAAAGGCAAGCAGAGAAAGAGTAAAAGCAATAAGATAAATATCACCACCTGTAATCTCATTCCTGTGAAAAAATAGCATTCAGTACCTCAATAAGGTCTATCACTTTTTACTCTCTCTATATCAGCACCAAGTGCTGACAACTTCTTTTCAAGATTCTCATAGCCTCTCTCAAGGTGGTATATCCTGTAAATTTCTGTCGTATTTTCGGCAGCAAGTCCGGCAACCACAAGGGAAGCACTTGCCCTGAGATCAGTAGCCATAACCTTTGCACCTATAAGTTTCTCCACTCCCCTAACAACAGCGGCATTTCCCTCTATTTTTATATCTGCTCCAAGTCGCTGAAGCTCAAGAACGTGCTGAAATCTATTTTCAAATATAGTCTCTTTTATGATAGAAACACCGTCTGCAAGGCACATGGCAGCCATAAACTGAGCCTGCATGTCAGTTGGAAATCCCGGATAAACCTCCGTAGTGATGTCAGTTCCAACCAGCCTGCCATTGCTTTTAACAAAAACGGTCATCTCATCAACCTTTTCAATAGTGACACCTGCATCCTTAAATTTATCAATCACAGCTCCTAAAACATCATAAGGGAACTCTTCTATTACAAGTTCACCACCGGCAGCCGCAACGCAGGCAACAAATGTTCCTGCTTCAATCCTATCAGGCATAACCGTATAGTCTATAGTCCCTATAGATTCAACACCTTCAACTTCTATCGTGTCGGTTCCCTCTCCCTCTATAACCGCACCTGCTTTTCTCAAAGCACAAGCAAGGTCAACAATTTCAGGTTCCTTTGCAGCATTCCTTATCACGGTCTTTCCCTTGGCTAAAACTGCTGCCATCAAAAGATTTTCCGTACCCCCAACAGTGGGAAAGTCAAAAACAACTTCAGCACCTTTAAGTCCACCCGGTGCAACAGCATTTATGTAACCGTGTTCTATCCTTATATCAGCTCCAAGCTTTGAAAGGGCTTTAAGATGAAGGTCAACCGGCCTGGCACCTATTGCACAACCACCTGGCAGAGAAACCCTTGCCTTTCCAAATCTTGCAAGAAGAGGACCAAGTGTAAGGACGGAAGCCCTCATAGTTCTAACAAGCTCATAGTCTGCTTCCGTCTTTATGTTAGTTCCCTTAGCAACCTTCAACCTATTTCCTTCAAACTCTGCTTCAAATCCCATATCTGTCAGCAGTGAAATAGCTGTTCTGGTATCTCTTAAGTCAGGAACGTTCGAAATAACAGCATCTTCTGTTAAAATAGCAGCAAAAATAATGGGAAGACTTGCATTTTTTGAACCTGAAACCCTAACCTTCCCCTTTAACGGTTTTCCACCTTTTATAACAAATTTATACATTTTTCACTCCTTTTTAAAACCTACGATAATCCTGTCTTTCCCTGAAAGATCTTTAAAAATCTTAATAGTGCTAAAACCTGCTCTTTCAAATATATCTCTAACCTTTTCTGACTGCCCTTCCCCAAATTCAACCGCCAAAAATCCTTCCGGTTCAAGTTTGTCAAACGACTGAAAAGCAAGACGTTCTATAACTTCTGTTCCCTTTTTACCTGCGTAGAGGGCAACTGACGGTTCAAACATTTTAACGCTGCTCTCAACCCGCCTATCAGAATAAGCTATGTAGGGTGGATTAGAGACAACTGCAGAAAATTTTCCTTCTACTCCTTCCAGCAAATCCGCCTTTAAAAACTTAACCTTGCAACCGTGTAATTCTGCATTTTCAACGGCAACATCAAGAGCTTTTCTGGAAATATCCGTAGCAAAAAACTCCGCATCTTTTTTAAGCAGCTTTGCAATTGAGATGATTATGCAACCACTTCCCGTTCCGACATCAACAATTTTAAGCGTTTCTTTCGACATTGATTTAAGCAGTTCAACACTCTTTTCAACTAAAAGCTCCGTTTCTGGACGGGGAATCAAAACGGCAGGTGTCACTTTAAACCTAAATCCAAAAAACTCTTTTTCTCCAGTGATATAGGCAACCGGTTCACCTTTAACCCGCCGCTTTATAAGCTGACGGTAAGCCTCCACCTCTTCCGCCGAAAGGGGTCTATCGTAGGCAGTATAAATTTTAACCCTATTATCCCATCCCAATAAACAACACATAAGAAGTTCTGCATCAAGGCGAGGTGACGGAATTCCTCTCTCAGACAGAATTTCAGAAGCTCTTTTAACAAGTGTCATAACTGTCCATTTCATGGTGAAATTATACCCTACTTATAGAAGTTAAAACATCTTATAATTGATGTGGTTTTTTAAAACAACGAACGGATGACAGAAGGTGCTAAATATGATTTTCCTTGACTTTCAGAGAAAAAGTTAATATATTCTAACAATCAAAGGTTGAGGGTAGAAAAATGAGAACGCTTCTTGATATAGAAGAGGGACAAACCGTTGAGATAAAAGAGATAAAAGGCGGACCCTGTTTCAAAAGGCGTTTAGCCGCAGTGGGCATATTTCCCGGCAGCAACGTACGAGTTGTAAAAAATGCTCCAGGACCTATTATTGTGGAAGTGGAAAAGAGCCGTTTTGCCCTCGGAAGGGGAATGGCACGAAGAATAGTTGTGAGGTAACCGGTGAAAAAAGAACTCATTGCCGCTCTCGTTGGAAACCCAAACGTTGGTAAAACAGCAATAATGAACATGCTCGCGGGAACAAAAGCCAAGGTTGGAAACTGGCCCGGTGTAACTGTTGAAAGGAAAGAGGGAAAATATTCTTTTAGGGGATTTGAAATAAAACTGATAGATTTACCGGGAATTTACAGCCTCACTTCCTACACGATTGAAGAACGTGTAACAAGAAACTTCCTGCTTAGTGGAAAGTACGATGTCGTAGTAAATGTTATAGATGCCACCCTCCTTGGCAGAAACCTATATCTCACCCTTGAACTTCTTGAGATGGGCGTTAAACCAATACTCGCACTTAACAAAATTGATGACATAAAGAGGTTCTCCATAAATTTCGAAAAACTATCCGCAATATTCAACTTGCCGGTTGTATCCGTAAGTGCCTATAGAAACACAGGATTTTCAGAACTTTCTGAAAAAATAATTGAAGTAGGACTGAACGGAATCAGTAAAGAAGTTTTTAGGCCAACATATTCTGACCTTTTAGAAGCAGCCATATTGGAAGTTTCTATGATAATAAAAGAAGATGAGCGGTTCAAAAAAAATACGCGCTGGTTTGCTATAAAACTTCTTGAAGGTGACCCAGAAATCACTGAAATGGCAGAAAACTCAAGAATATACAACTCTTTATCAAAATCTCTTCAAAAGATAAAAAAGGAATTTTATGAACGCGCGGGAGAAGAAATATCATCGGCAATACCA from Desulfurobacterium sp. TC5-1 harbors:
- a CDS encoding exonuclease SbcCD subunit D, encoding MKIAHISDSHLGYAQYNLIERKADFFKAFEQAIDRIIESNVDLVIHTGDLFESPQPDMTSLSKAIKQFKKLKEKRIPVVAITGNHDRTLRKGKIPPQKILEDLGLLQLISPYGEKVFGDLYIAGIQFMPGSHLKELSKKIFPEFSENAVKHRFSIFMFHQGIDTYLPYEGAAEMSMSDLPEGFTYYAGGHIHNFIHETKSYFFSYAGVTEFRTVKEAESTSRGFNIIDLEKKSLERIKLENLRDFLSFTIEEGKDENVKLEEITEKASECPIPPIVVIKYLYTEKPFSETTAIKRLKEKALIVRVLQKNISEKETEKLKKTTSIEEIVRNYFKDQRKFVQDLSVELATSSTEHTAEILLKFLEEKTGLKITF
- a CDS encoding ComF family protein, translating into MLSPEYCAVCGKFLIGKHRKITCEECWNIHIRPFSGKKCAVCGYPLKLSPGSEPLCRDCFEKSRKFAFSGVSYFGLYKGLLEIAIKTFKIAKRREIGKEIGQTISNHLKKFLSGNKIDIIIPVPLHPEELKARGFNQCHLILSAANVPFIDGVEKRFHGRKQALLSKQERKENVKGLFAVKENVIPQIKGKRICLFDDIFTTGSTVNEIAQELIKAGADAVYVYTVARSIKKSK
- the rfaE2 gene encoding D-glycero-beta-D-manno-heptose 1-phosphate adenylyltransferase, which translates into the protein MALLFSSIEELKAFAERKRKEGKKIVFTNGCFDIIHAGHIDYLEKAKSLGDILIIGVNSDSSIKKIKGDKRPIVHQQYRIRVLQGLKAVDGIIVFNEETPLNVIKALKPDILVKGADWPLEKIVGREYAKKVERIEFAYDISTSKIIEKVLKIHGCK
- the rplM gene encoding 50S ribosomal protein L13; this encodes MKTFMQKKEEVKRDWYVVDATGKTLGRLASEIAKILIGKHKPTYTPHVDGGDFVVVVNAEKIYASGKKLNQKIYYKHTGYFGHLKERTLKDMLKEKPEEVIKIAVRGMLPKNKLRDRRMKRLKVYAGPNHPHAAQNPKPLEF
- the rpsI gene encoding 30S ribosomal protein S9 — protein: MAEMRYYGTGKRKTAIARVWIIPNGSGKITVNRQDAKDYFGRLALLKIMEQPFDVTGTNGRFDVWCTVKGGGKSAQADAVKFGIAKALLAFNPELRPVLKKAGFLTRDARIKERKKYGQRGARARYQWSKR
- the argC gene encoding N-acetyl-gamma-glutamyl-phosphate reductase, producing MQGTSGQNVKISIIGASGYTGAELLRLLSFHPFANVVSVTSRQFEGKRIKDVFPHLSRMKFENLKFESYEKEKIAEKSDVVFLCLPHKTAYPIVKELYETKKTLKIIDFSADFRFKNPEIYEKTYGVNHTAKELFQKSAYGLPEINREEIKIKNVIANPGCYPTSVILGLYPAKKAGLVETSFPVIADSKSGLTGAGRKSTLDFTFCEVNESFKAYAVEGHRHAPEIAEKLEIESVRFTPHLIPMNRGILSTIYFKTQSSKEELRRVYEEFYSNEYFIRLREKPPKTSDVAGTNFCDIYVTKDESTGLGIVVSVIDNIGKGASGQAVQNMNIICGFPETTGLEFPGNWI
- the obgE gene encoding GTPase ObgE; the protein is MTKFIDRAKIYVKGGDGGNGCVAFRREKFVPKGGPAGGDGGRGGSVILVADSGMHTLLDFKYKRHFKAERGRHGEGNKRTGKSGKDLIIKVPVGTVVKDAETGEIIGDLTKVGEKLVVARGGKGGRGNAAFATPTRQAPDFAEPGEPGEERWIELELKLIADVGLIGFPNAGKSTFLSRITAAKPEIADYPFTTLRPILGVAKVDNFSFVVADIPGLIEGAHAGKGLGHEFLRHVERTKLLLHLIDLSDLTREPEEAFEKINKELKLYSPKLSEKPQIVVGTKIDAVTDKSKIEKAKRYFESKGYPFFAISSVTGEGVTELLRFVSEKVKEQKKEKEI
- a CDS encoding mechanosensitive ion channel domain-containing protein; protein product: MLFFHRNEITGGDIYLIAFTLSLLAFIQLIKVLVQKRIENRFLKALVESLSGILFFVAGFSLSKVVSSHILKLIFEDFSILIGSVYLTRAVFIAEQASSFPRIMTFFFLVCAFLTSTLSHLNILRLDENVLYFIKKFFVVLSFLPLIGTLSSLLKGTLRSIAFTALLVFYITVSALWLSGFIAFDMKALIGIGLVAIVSLFYSFLETRGMEYAFTYFEKHFFRKRDALILIKNLRLFVTLLFIVVLKAILEQFFGIDKFFKILKNVYFIETDLLRISLYNIVLSVYYAFLLISLLNIFKKLVKLYFPKERRSIEGGSAEALIFNIGILFVFIVVLSSLGITWKVLLPVAGTLGVGIGFGLQTIMNNYLSGFILLFSKKLKIGDIVELPISVPTLGNRDRNVFGKIEDIGILSTLIRTNDGVEIAIPNSNFISSPIVNFSHHDPLVRLRIPIGVAYSSAPETVRKVILSVLEKMPGVLKAPRPSVWFWELGDSALIFIASFWIDIRRDIKIEEIRSRFYYNVWRELKKAGVEIPFPQNDIWFKNSLKVEIEKFEKGEDS
- the murA gene encoding UDP-N-acetylglucosamine 1-carboxyvinyltransferase, whose translation is MYKFVIKGGKPLKGKVRVSGSKNASLPIIFAAILTEDAVISNVPDLRDTRTAISLLTDMGFEAEFEGNRLKVAKGTNIKTEADYELVRTMRASVLTLGPLLARFGKARVSLPGGCAIGARPVDLHLKALSKLGADIRIEHGYINAVAPGGLKGAEVVFDFPTVGGTENLLMAAVLAKGKTVIRNAAKEPEIVDLACALRKAGAVIEGEGTDTIEVEGVESIGTIDYTVMPDRIEAGTFVACVAAAGGELVIEEFPYDVLGAVIDKFKDAGVTIEKVDEMTVFVKSNGRLVGTDITTEVYPGFPTDMQAQFMAAMCLADGVSIIKETIFENRFQHVLELQRLGADIKIEGNAAVVRGVEKLIGAKVMATDLRASASLVVAGLAAENTTEIYRIYHLERGYENLEKKLSALGADIERVKSDRPY
- the prmC gene encoding peptide chain release factor N(5)-glutamine methyltransferase gives rise to the protein MKWTVMTLVKRASEILSERGIPSPRLDAELLMCCLLGWDNRVKIYTAYDRPLSAEEVEAYRQLIKRRVKGEPVAYITGEKEFFGFRFKVTPAVLIPRPETELLVEKSVELLKSMSKETLKIVDVGTGSGCIIISIAKLLKKDAEFFATDISRKALDVAVENAELHGCKVKFLKADLLEGVEGKFSAVVSNPPYIAYSDRRVESSVKMFEPSVALYAGKKGTEVIERLAFQSFDKLEPEGFLAVEFGEGQSEKVRDIFERAGFSTIKIFKDLSGKDRIIVGFKKE
- a CDS encoding FeoA family protein, with the protein product MRTLLDIEEGQTVEIKEIKGGPCFKRRLAAVGIFPGSNVRVVKNAPGPIIVEVEKSRFALGRGMARRIVVR